A single window of Colletotrichum destructivum chromosome 9, complete sequence DNA harbors:
- a CDS encoding uncharacterized protein (Putative transcription factor domain, fungi, Zinc finger C2H2-type, Zinc finger C2H2 superfamily): MASLQDIMNADEDQLESHTIKNSPIPIQPGIHHQPYLTPNTVYNSGYKIGREQLDRTSTQQDRAKRSSSSHTTQSTPPGSSSSSSRPPNTRRRSNVSTDSMDPSNYGYGHAGPSSGGLDPAGQPMRPFGHASTGGDVPIKLTPITGRVSRAKKGMKVHTCDICRPPKTFTRAEHLRRHQLSHETPQYACSLPGCDRAFHRKDLLERHQQRHELEGDKLSTSRGASQSRRTSAGSLEGGVRGLGLQLPMLGYPPNSTTPNQSLPMTPNMSHAGAYPSMSVPNVSKSMSPHVGNDSYRPSSGGPGYGGSYSLSAAQSSQQSLLQQPSSGFNTAPPFGSIEYQPRTTPDFPSLFLQTEGLGLQIPSDGPPELSHAQDNGGWPSSASDSTYSTPSDHPRRAFWPAARASSSSSSTVDWPTGLLSPCPGTGFDPMATANPMLYQYSTSPQLSDPQTYQMLDITSMSTYPDEQTLFDPHQQQPRFSHTVRSLSPPVTSASAQSSETLVTPSTALPSDRMMNSLACMGRQKEVALGLLAAPALMQGSLPLPPANVCQAIPAYLDVYWEKCHHAFPIIHRRTFEAAAEHVDVLRCAMAALATQHLSTKEDRIRGNQLHEYAWQQSRRFLQWDVPVMQAILLCELFSRFRGRRAAIRPSKEFESIYSRVYDNAVIFGEIPQTGPNSVRWHTWLDTEARRRLLSACFILDVHSSFYLEQQCIRNFDIASDSMPPNIPLIGPTQDLWDAPSANAWAAMVSAKGGSLDAKSLLSLIKPDKLSETSINAQAPFDRSVILAFEALLLSSRDDPVRITPSTGKPEPETFRMASIFPDCPVANTYLALHHTPLHDLLAVSGDSWVFSQKVLQPKSFAEHQKRLKQWGQSGDAAAAVVFACRALRAFTEHGNADESPEDSDDDMDAWETERPRMWKDDVSDYWGMYACALICWAYGHQGNRGDGAKCTELGDDDSAALQWVRAVASTRVKDVVRLRSKKNAMSVVSLVKRWLDLDCLGGRSRLYVDAVGVLRKLEEGINCKWF, translated from the exons ATGGCCAGCCTCCAAGACATCATGAACGCGGACGAGGACCAACTCGAATCCCACACTATTAAGAACAGCCCGATCCCAATCCAACCAGgcatccatcatcaacccTATTTGACACCCAACACAGTCTACAACTCAGGTTACAAAATAGGCAGAGAACAACTAGACAGAACAAGCACTCAACAAGACAGGGCGAAGCGGAGCTCATCCTCACACACCACACAGTCCACTCCTCccggctcgtcgtcgtcgtctagTCGGCCACCAAACACCCGTCGTCGAAGCAACGTCAGCACCGACTCTATGGATCCGTCAAACTATGGATATGGCCACGCAGGGCCGTCTTCTGGAGGGCTTGATCCCGCTGGCCAACCCATGCGACCTTTTGGCCATGCATCGACTGGAGGAGACGTGCCCATCAAGTTGACTCCCATCACCGGTCGAGTTAGCCGCGCAAAGAAGGGCATGAAAGTTCATACTTGCGATATTTGCCGTCCTCCCAAA ACGTTCACACGAGCAGAGCATCTGAG ACGACACCAGCTTAGTCACGAGACGCCCCAGTATGCGTGCTCCCTTCCCGGTTGCGACAGGGCCTTCCATCGTAAAGATTTACTGGAGCGTCATCAGCAACGACA TGAGCTTGAGGGAGACAAGTTGTCGACAAGTAGAGGGGCGAGCCAAAGCCGCAGGACCTCGGCTGGATCCTTAGAAGGAGGAGTTCGAGGGTTGGGATTGCAACTCCCCATGCTCGGATACCCGCCGAACTCGACGACTCCGAATCAGAGCCTTCCGATGACACCGAACATGTCACATGCCGGCGCATATCCGTCCATGAGCGTACCAAATGTCAGCAAGTCCATGTCGCCTCACGTGGGGAACGACAGCTACCGCCCGTCATCGGGTGGTCCTGGGTACGGCGGGAGTTACTCTCTTTCCGCAGCTCAGTCCTCGCAGCAGTCCCTGTTGCAACAGCCCAGCAGCGGCTTCAACACTGCTCCTCCGTTTGGCTCCATCGAGTATCAACCTCGTACGACACCCGATTTCCCCTCTTTGTTTCTCCAGACTGAGGGACTTGGGTTGCAGATACCATCAGATGGACCGCCTGAGCTTTCGCACGCTCAGGACAACGGAGGCTggccgtcctcggcttctgACAGCACGTACTCCACACCTTCCGATCACCCACGACGCGCATtctggccggcggcaagagcttcttcttcttcttcttctactgTCGACTGGCCAACCGGGCTTCTCTCACCTTGCCCGGGCACCGGATTTGATCCCATGGCAACAGCCAACCCTATGCTCTACCAATACTCGACTTCGCCCCAGCTGAGCGACCCCCAGACGTACCAGATGCTCGATATCACCTCCATGTCCACATACCCGGACGAGCAGACGCTTTTTGACCCtcaccaacaacaaccccgGTTCTCCCATACTGTTCGTAGCCTGTCCCCGCCGGTgacgtcggcatcggctcAATCTTCTGAAACTCTAGTCaccccgtcgacggcactACCGTCGGACCGGATGATGAACTCACTTGCCTGTATGGGCCGTCAGAAGGAGGTGGCGTTGGGCCTCCTGGCGGCCCCGGCTCTGATGCAGGGCTCCTTGCCTTTGCCTCCTGCAAATGTCTGCCAAGCCATTCCCGCCTACCTCGATGTCTATTGGGAAAAGTGCCACCACGCCTTCCCCATCATCCACAGGAGGACCTTTGAGGCTGCAGCGGAGCATGTCGATGTACTCCGCTGCGCCATGGCTGCATTGGCTACTCAGCATTTGAGCACCAAGGAGGACCGCATCAGGGGGAATCAGTTGCATGAATATGCCTGGCAACAGTCAAGACGC TTCCTCCAGTGGGATGTGCCTGTCATGCAAGCGATTCTGCTCTGTGAGCTTTTCTCCCGGTTCCGCGGCCGACGTGCGGCCATCAGGCCATCGAAAGAATTCGAGTCAATCTACTCTCGG GTCTATGACAATGCCGTCATCTTCGGGGAAATCCCTCAGACAGGGCCCAACAGCGTCAGGTGGCATACATGGCTCGATACCGaggctcgccgtcgccttctctCGGCTTGCTTTATTTTGGACGTTCACAGCTCCTTCTATCTGGAGCAGCAATGTATTCGTAATTTTGATATTGCCAGCGACAGCATGCCACCAAACATCCCTCTCATCGGGCCGACCCAGGATCTCTGGGACGCACCAAGCGCAAACGCATGGGCAGCAATGGTCTCAGCCAAGGGGGGTTCCTTGGATGCAAAGTCACTCCTCTCCTTAATCAAACCTGACAAACTGTCGGAGACGAGCATCAACGCCCAGGCCCCCTTCGACCGCTCAGTAATCCTGGCATTTGAGGCACTTCTGTTGTCTTCTCGCGATGACCCGGTGCGAATAACACCATCGACAGGAAAACCGGAGCCGGAGACTTTCCGCATGGCTAGCATCTTCCCAGACTGCCCCGTGGCAAATACGTATCTCGCTCTGCACCACACGCCGCTCCACGACCTGCTCGCCGTCTCCGGAGACAGTTGGGTCTTCAGCCAGAAGGTCCTACAACCCAAGTCCTTCGCCGAGCATCAGAAGCGACTCAAGCAGTGGGGTCAGTcaggcgacgccgccgcggccgtggtTTTCGCTTGCCGCGCCCTCCGCGCCTTCACGGAGCACGGAAATGCCGATGAGAGCCCGGAGGACTCGGACGATGATATGGACGCATGGGAGACGGAGCGGCCTCGTATGTGGAAGGATGACGTCTCAGACTACTGGGGAATGTACGCCTGCGCGCTCATATGTTGGGCCTACGGGCATCAAGGGAATCGCGGGGATGGCGCCAAGTGCACCGAGTTGGGCGACGATGATAGCGCGGCGCTCCAGTGGGTCCGGGCTGTTGCAAGCACGCGGGTCAAAGACGTCGTCAGGCTACGCTCCAAGAAGAACGCGATGTCTGTTGTTTCCCTTGTTAAGAGATGGCTGGATCTGGACTGTCTCGGCGGGCGCAGTAGGTTATACGTCGACGCGGTGGGTGTGTTGAGGAAGTTGGAGGAAGGCATCAACTGCAAGTGGTTTTGA
- a CDS encoding Putative AMP-activated kinase, glycogen-binding protein, whose protein sequence is MGTYKFTWAHPAEEVYVTGTFDNWTKSEKLDKVGNSFEKTVTLPNASEKIYYKFVVDNNWITDHTAPQEPDHEGNVNNFLTPEQIVKEDISAATMSTVTPESTTAALAKDVPLEKKDDLPQATPSDIPGGFPITPAANELDKSFGVNPLPAQDVTAEPVTVAPGEPIPPSAKAGDINDQVKLDKEAYEDSSALPGLSKEETTLPAVTSSTIPESSLPIATTDVTINSAAPTSTTAALAAEVPVETKKSEVDAPESSLPATATDVTINSAAPASSTAALAAEIPLESKKAEVPEVVKESQEKAHAEPEASANPEAVQEKAVVEDELLDKVPTAPSTSEGTSGFGTQKTELAGTVIATAATAGGIAAAAVINAKDSAVEAAAPTVNQVSVAASDAAAQASVAATDAAAQLPEPVKESLPVSVQEAIGGQVKEETREEVAPEVPAVVKEAIVESGKSPEAAANTEAVVEKKEVEAELLKEVKAAPAVGEEAEKPKVEAAKEEVKETKEEVKEGDKSKTEAVKEEAKLAKEEVKDAVTDDSKKETNGVNGAHPATTANGTNGATLATIKEPEAPTTPAKAPSSVPESTTPSHSKAAESPSGTEKKKKNRLSAFIGKLKSKVHSK, encoded by the exons ATGGGCACTTACAAGTTCACCTG GGCCCacccggccgaggaggtctACGTTACCGGCACTTTCGACAACTGGACCAAGAGCGAGAAGTTGGACAAGGTCGGCAACTCGTTCGAAAAGACCGTCACCCTGCCAAATGCTTCAGAGAAGATTTACTACAAG ttcgtcgtcgacaacaaTTGGATCACAGATCACACTGCTCCTCAAGAACCTGATCACGAGGGCAACGTAAACAACTTCCTCACCCCCGAGCAGATTGTCAAGGAGGACATTTCTGCCGCAACCATGAGCACCGTCACCCCCGAATctaccaccgccgccctggccaaGGACGTGCccctcgagaagaaggatgacCTTCCCCAGGCCACCCCCTCCGACATTCCCGGCGGCTTCCCCATCAcccccgccgccaacgagcTCGACAAGTCTTTTGGCGTCAACCCGCTCCCCGCACAAGACGTCACTGCTGAGCCCGTGACCGTCGCTCCTGGCGAACCCATTCCTCCGTCTGCGAAGGCCGGCGACATCAACGACCAGGTTAAGCTCGATAAGGAGGCCTACGAGGACTCTAGCGCCCTCCCAGGCCTGTCCAAGGAGGAGACCACCCTTCCTGCCgtcaccagcagcaccatTCCCGAGTCCAGCTTGCCCATCGCTACCACGGATGTCACCATCAACAGCGCTGCTCCTACTTCCACTACtgctgccctcgccgccgaggttcCTGTCGAGACCAAGAAGTCCGAGGTTGACGCCCCCGAGTCCAGCTTGCCCGCTACGGCCACAGATGTCACCATCAACAGCGCCGCTCCTGCTTCCTCCACTGCCGCTTTGGCCGCCGAGATTCCTCTCGAGTCTAAGAAAGCCGAGGTCCCCGAGGTTGTCAAGGAGAGCCAGGAGAAGGCTcacgccgagcccgaggctAGCGCGAACCCTGAGGCCGTTCAGGAGAaggccgttgtcgaggatgagCTCCTTGACAAGGTCCCCACTGCTCCCTCCACATCCGAGGGTACCTCCGGCTTTGGCACCCAAAAGACCGAGCTCGCCGGTACCGTCATtgctaccgccgccaccgccggtggcattgccgccgccgccgtcatcaacgccaaggacagtgccgtcgaggccgctgCTCCTACCGTCAACCAGGTCTCCGTTGCCGCttccgacgccgccgcccaggcttCTGTCGCTGCTACTGACGCCGCTGCTCAGCTTCCCGAGCCCGTTAAGGAGAGTCTACCTGTGAGCGTTCAGGAGGCCATTGGCGGTCAGGTCAAGGAGGAGACTCGTGAGGAGGTGGCCCCCGAGGTCCCCGCCGTTGTCAAGGAGGCCATTGTTGAGTCCGGCAAGAGCCCCGAGGCTGCTGCTAACACCGAGGctgtcgtcgagaagaaggaggtcgaggccgagctcctcaaggaggtcaaggccgctcccgccgttggcgaggaagccgagaagcccaaggtcgaggccgctAAGGAGGAGGTTAAGGAGACCAAGGAAGAGGTCAAAGAGGGCGACAAGTCCAAGACCGAAGCtgtcaaggaggaggccaagcttgccaaggaggaggtcaaggacGCTGTCACGGATGACTCCAAGAAGGAGACCAACGGCGTCAACGGTGCTCACCCCGCGACGACTGCCAACGGCACCAACGGCGCTACCCTCGCCACCATCAAGGAGCCGGAGGCTCCCACAACCCCCGCCAAGGCGCCATCTTCCGTTCCCGAGTCAACGACACCAAGCCACAGCAAGGCTGCCGAGAGCCCGTCGGGCAccgaaaagaagaagaagaaccgCCTGAGCGCCTTCATCGGCAAGCTCAAGAGCAAGGTGCACAGCAAGTGA